The following DNA comes from Meles meles chromosome 8, mMelMel3.1 paternal haplotype, whole genome shotgun sequence.
gtcaggctctacactaagcatggcatctgcttgagattctctcttcctctcctctgacccttcccctgtTCCCCAACTCCccctaaattaattaattaattgattaaatctttttaataaaatattgtcCAGTTAACAGAAGAGAACATAATTCAGGCACCTGTCATAGATGTGAAGACCCAAGAACCTCATCTATATGCCAGTACAAGAGGATATCAATACTGGTACAACGAATCTGGAATAGTTAACAACATTAAATGAATTGTTTTCTCGTCCCAAGCGATCTTCCTGTGTTGTGGGTGATTATGTGTGGTCATATGCATACATGTAGCTGAATCTACATGAATATcaatgcacacatgcacacatacactcacagCCAGAGACAGATATGTGTAATGTATACCATGGATGATTTTGTCTGGAACACATTAACATGGCAAGTCAAGGTTTTTCACAGAACTCTGTGTTGGAATAGTATTGCTGATAACTGAGTTGGAGACAAGCAAATACCAAGAGTAGATCCATAAAATTTGTAATATATTATCGACTGTAatgaagaaagaagcaaaaagaatCACAACATGAAAACATCACAAATAGATAATGTGGCTTAAAATGCAACAACACAATTGATAGCAAATAACATAGCAAAACGTATGcatataaaacattatatttttCCAGAATATATTGATCTTCTAAGATATATGTTAAGTACAGTAGAGCAGGTgacaagggagagaaaaataatggGAATGGGTATTAGGCGTGATGGGAAAACAAGAAATACTGAACTCTAatgcagagaaataaaatgaaagacaagacctAAACAGATGAGGAGAATTTACTGtggaaaaagaaggagaagtaAGAGTAAGTAATTTCACTCTCTATagtcaaagaaagagagagagaaagaaagaaagaaaaaaaaagtaaaggacacAGCACAATATCTTACTACTTGTATACATAGTATCTTACTACTTTTAgttcacttaattttttattgttttaagattttatttacttatttaagagggtggtgggtgggaggagcagagggagagggacaagcagaacaTGCACTGAGCACCAGGCCATGGGggactcaatctcaagaccctgaaatcatgatctgatccAAGACcttgagttggatgcttaactgactgaaccacccaggtacccctcatttAATCATTTGAATAATGTGGTAAGATAGTGTTTAAGAATGACTCCGTGTGTTATCTGAGGAGTCCATCGTGTCATCCATCTAAGGAGACCATTGTAGAACTGAAGGAATACTGGCAAGCTTGGTGTATAAATAACACAGATTAATGCATTTCCCTGtatgtttgttgtttgttttggtaaaaATACTTCAGAGGAATAAAACCAAAGGgaggagaaaatatatatattatatatgatatataatatatatatgatattttacaGATGTAAAATGTTTTACATAATGTGTTAATACatctataattatataaaatatatgataatataggtttgagagagagagagggggagatttTGAGAAATTAACACATCTGCTTGTTGGGAATGGCAAGGCAAATCTGCGGAGTAGCCTAGTATTGCAAGAGTTGACACTGCAGTCTTGAGTACAAAGACGCAAAACTAAGGTAGATTTTCTATATTTCAGTCAGGAGCgtaatttctttgtctttggagGACCTCAACTTTTGCTCCGTAAGactttcaactgattggatgtggTCCACCTACATTTCAGAAGGTGCATAGCTTTACTCAAAGtcttaatttgaattttaatcacatatgaaaaatatctttataacAACATCTGGATGAATTTTTTGACTAAACAACTGGCCACTCTAGCCTAGCCAAGtgcacacataaaattaaccatcaaagccggggggggtggggggagaaagagtTAAGAATAAGATGTATGAATGTAGTacacaaactaacaaaaaaaatcaaattctttgGTGAATACAAATTGTTCTAGACAATTAACAAACACCCTCCTTGAATGCTGTTAAGCTTTCTGATGCTTTAGGGATATTAAGAAATTGCTTGGCATATCTTCAGGGAGAGTCTCAGAGGGcaacaaaaaaatctataaattgaTCTCACAACACCATATTACAAAGCACACGGGAAAGTCAAGATAGAGGTTTCATCACAGGTAAACAGTATTTCAGGTGGTGGTGTGTTATACCAATATCCAAATAGTTTTGGTGACCTTTGCTAGGTAACACTTTTATTCCATGTCAAAGCACAGGATTTCTGATTCACTTCTGCATCCTACTATTGATACTGCGTGAGAGAGCAAGAATGCGTTCCTGCCTCTTCACCTCGCTTGTTCAAGTATTTTCACAAGGGCTAGTAGCCATTTTTGAAATGTCAGGGACATATCGCTTATGTAAATGTATGTGTCCTATAAATACTAGATCAAGTAATACAGGTCAAACTGAGTAACCATAAAACCTAACTAAAgaattaggaattaaaaaaaaaagaaaaaagaaaaagaaacactgtgGCAAAATTATGAAACTGTAGCTATTCAGGTTTTTGTTTGATATCTAAATCCTCAGTCATTTAGTGACTATAGTCTTCTTTAGTGactatattcaaaaaatattattctcaaaAATATTGTGAGTTATTTAAATCAACATATTtataaaggtgattttttttataattcatagtaagcaaaaaataaattctgcctCGCACTGAGATATGAAGAGCAATATTTGAAGGTCAGGAGACTTTTAAGTGTCCTGTTTTATGGTGATGGTACATGGTACAGGGTGTTCAATTTCCAGTGGGATCTGACAGAAAGCATAGATAATTTTCTTAAAGagtgtaacattaaaaaaaaaatgatctgttCATCGAAATAGAAAATAGACTACCAAAAAAGCAATTTGCTGCTTTCCCTAGTTGTCTCAAACTAGTGAGAGAaagtccttttctctttccttatctcACACAAGATCAGCAGTAAcaatgttacttatttttgttcACCAACaatgttacttttttctttcgcCTGTCATCATTGCACCTCAACAtttacatcatttctttttctgttcatttaaaaCAGTTTTTCCTAACAGTAGTTCAGGATTTCTGACAAAAGAGCATGTGTACTGGGTTATAGGATAGTTTCTCAGAAGCTCCCAGTCTTATCAGCAATGTTTTATGTGAGGTAAATGTGGCTTTTCTAGAAACATGTTTATAATTTAATGTTACGCAAGGCTgtatttttctgttgctttcttaCAGCTCAGTCATAGACTTCTGACATGGCTGTTTGACTTGTATTCAGGATAAAACACTaccagataaaaacaaaaaaaatcaaaacaaaacaaaaaacaaagaaaaaaaaacaacaacaaaaaaaccactacCAGATGATATAACATGAAAGCTACTTACTATGTTGATTATCTTTTCAGGATAGGTTTTCCAATAAACCTGGATGGAAAAACACAATCTGACGGTACTAAATGAATTTATTCTCATGGGAATCACACACCGTCCTGACCTGCAGTTTCCATTATTTGGGTTGTTCCTCATCATCTATTTGATCTCAGTGGTGGGCAACCTGGGCATGATCATCCTCACCGAAGTGGACTCCAGGCTCCAaacacccatgtacttcttcctcaaaCACCTGGCTTTTACTGATCTTGGTTATTCAACAACTGTAGGACCTAAAATGTTAGTAAGTTTTATTGtggaagaaaacacaatttcttattatttgtgtGCCACACAAGGAGCTTTCTACATTATATTCATCATCAGTGAGCTGTTCATTCTGTCGGCAatgtcctatgaccgctatgtggccatctgtaacccTCTGCTCTACCCTGTCATCATGTCCCAAAGGGTGTGTTACTTGCTGGTGGCAGTCCCCTACCTCTACAGCACATTTGTGTCGCTTCTAATCACTGGCAagatttttagttctttattcTGTGGTTATAATGTTGTCAATCATTTCTACTGTGACAGTCTCCCCTTGTTAACTTTGCTTTGCTCGAATACATATGAAATTGAATTGATGATTTTGATTTTCTCAGTTTTGGATTtgatttcatctcttttgatAGTTCTTGTGTCTTACCTGTTGATCCTGGTAGCCATCATCAGGATGAACTCAGCTGAGGGTAGGCACAAGGCATTTTCCACCTGTGGGTCCCACCTGACAGTGGCCACAGTGTTCTATGGGACTTTGTTATTTATGTATGTGCAACCCGAGTCCAGTCATTC
Coding sequences within:
- the LOC123949214 gene encoding olfactory receptor 8K3-like, coding for MEKHNLTVLNEFILMGITHRPDLQFPLFGLFLIIYLISVVGNLGMIILTEVDSRLQTPMYFFLKHLAFTDLGYSTTVGPKMLVSFIVEENTISYYLCATQGAFYIIFIISELFILSAMSYDRYVAICNPLLYPVIMSQRVCYLLVAVPYLYSTFVSLLITGKIFSSLFCGYNVVNHFYCDSLPLLTLLCSNTYEIELMILIFSVLDLISSLLIVLVSYLLILVAIIRMNSAEGRHKAFSTCGSHLTVATVFYGTLLFMYVQPESSHSFDTDKVASVFYTLIIPMLNPSIYSLRNKDVKCALHRIWKKLCNTFS